A window of the Archocentrus centrarchus isolate MPI-CPG fArcCen1 chromosome 9, fArcCen1, whole genome shotgun sequence genome harbors these coding sequences:
- the LOC115785400 gene encoding retinol dehydrogenase 14: protein MYVLYTIIAALVCFFILKWMKRRRYFTDLQRLDGKTVLITGGNSGVGKETAAALALRGARVIIACRDPDKAEKAVREIKVKSHSLNVLHMELDLANLRSVREFCKSFLQKEKRLDILINSAGMPSILDWTDDGFSMCFGVNHLGHFLLTNLLLPRLKECAPSRVVTLTCSTYKYQKLDFQDLNYNLLPFFTYCRSKLANIYFSQELARITEGKGVTSYAVHPGFIQSGWTCHYSFLFRMLMQVVMWMFFVSCEVGAQTVIYCAVSDEAAKHSGGYFVDCRPAALRPFAKDAGVAKKLWEASERLVKLA, encoded by the exons ATGTATGTTCTCTACACGATTATCGCAGCTTTGGTTTGTTTCttcattttgaaatggatgaagaggaggagatatTTCACCGACCTGCAAAGGCTGGATGGTAAAACAGTTCTTATAACAG GTGGTAATTCAGGCGTAGGTAAGGAGACCGCTGCCGCCTTGGCTCTGAGAGGTGCCCGTGTCATCATCGCTTGCAGAGACCCGGACAAAGCTGAGAAGGCTGTGAGGGAGATCAAGGTGAAGAGCCACAGTCTGAACGTCCTTCACATGGAGCTGGATCTGGCCAACCTGCGCTCAGTGAGGGAGTTCTGTAAGAGCTTCCTCCAGAAGGAGAAGAGGCTTGACATCCTGATCAATAGTGCAG GCATGCCCAGCATCCTCGACTGGACGGACGACGGCTTCAGCATGTGTTTCGGAGTCAACCATTTAGGTCACTTCCTTCTAACCAACCTGCTCCTTCCTCGCCTGAAGGAGTGTGCCCCCAGCCGGGTGGTGACCCTCACATGCTCCACCTACAAGTACCAGAAACTGGATTTCCAGGACCTCAACTACAACCTGCTTCCGTTCTTCACCTACTGCCGTAGCAAGCTGGCCAACATCTACTTCAGTCAGGAACTGGCTCGCATCACTGAAGGGAAGGGAGTGACTTCATACGCTGTGCACCCTG GTTTTATCCAAAGCGGCTGGACGTGCCACTACTCCTTCCTGTTCCGTATGCTGATGCAGGTGGTGATGTGGATGTTTTTTGTGTCGTGTGAGGTCGGGGCTCAGACTGTCATCTACTGTGCCGTGTCAGACGAAGCTGCCAAACACAGCGGGGGCTACTTCGTCGACTGCCGACCCGCCGCGCTCCGTCCTTTTGCCAAAGACGCTGGTGTGGCCAAAAAACTGTGGGAGGCCAGCGAGAGACTGGTGAAACTGGCTTAA